One Lacticaseibacillus rhamnosus genomic window carries:
- a CDS encoding DHH family phosphoesterase: MIQTDIINAIKANNPIIIHRHINPDPDALGSQVGLAETIRASFPDKQVYQVGSDTGNLSWLAEEQTIKDDVYQNALVIVTDTADTPRISDSRFNQGKMLIKIDHHPNDDAYGDLVWVDNQASSASELIYDLIAASDGVLTLSDKAARLLYAGIVGDTGRFLFNNTTPHTLQVAAELIKKDFDPTAINNRMNTVTLGQARLQGYVIDHLKISPAGAASVTVPRTAINDLHLADDQVSAVVGTPGRLDTVVAWAEFIEQAEGGYRVHLRSKGPIINGLAKEHNGGGHPLASGAKAANFDEIIQIETQLDQLVRDFSTTRK; the protein is encoded by the coding sequence ATGATCCAGACCGATATTATTAACGCTATTAAAGCCAATAATCCAATTATTATTCATCGCCACATCAATCCTGATCCTGATGCGCTAGGGTCACAGGTGGGGCTGGCAGAAACCATTCGTGCCAGTTTTCCGGATAAACAGGTTTATCAAGTCGGCAGCGATACTGGCAATTTAAGTTGGTTGGCTGAAGAGCAAACAATTAAAGATGATGTTTATCAAAATGCGTTGGTGATTGTCACCGACACTGCTGATACGCCGCGCATTTCGGACAGTCGGTTTAATCAAGGCAAAATGCTCATTAAAATCGACCATCACCCCAACGATGATGCTTACGGCGATCTCGTCTGGGTCGACAATCAGGCGAGTTCAGCTTCTGAATTGATTTATGATCTCATTGCTGCCAGTGACGGAGTTTTAACGTTGTCCGACAAAGCAGCGCGGTTGCTTTATGCCGGAATTGTTGGCGATACCGGCAGATTTTTATTCAACAATACCACCCCGCATACACTGCAGGTTGCTGCTGAACTGATCAAAAAAGACTTCGATCCGACTGCCATTAACAATCGGATGAATACCGTGACGCTGGGGCAGGCGCGTTTGCAGGGCTATGTTATTGATCATTTGAAAATCAGTCCGGCTGGTGCGGCTAGCGTGACGGTACCGCGCACGGCAATTAATGACCTGCATTTAGCTGATGATCAGGTAAGCGCGGTTGTCGGCACTCCTGGGCGGTTAGACACGGTGGTTGCATGGGCCGAGTTCATTGAACAGGCAGAAGGCGGTTATCGGGTTCACTTACGGTCTAAGGGTCCGATTATTAACGGCCTAGCTAAGGAACATAACGGTGGCGGCCATCCACTGGCAAGCGGAGCCAAGGCGGCCAATTTTGACGAAATCATTCAAATCGAAACGCAACTTGATCAATTAGTTAGAGACTTTTCAACAACAAGAAAGTAG
- the dinB gene encoding DNA polymerase IV, translating to MALFELPLQNDTSRKIIHLDMDAFYASIEMRDNPRLRHKALVIARDPRTTGGKGVVTTANYVARRYGVHSAMPANEALQLVPRKELVFKTPDFPKYKAVSAQIHTLFHQVTDLIEPVAFDEAYLDVSANHAFPSTIALALWLQDQIKQATQLTSSIGISYNKFIAKQASDYNKPVGRTLVLPEQALLFLDRLPIKQFRGVGKKTLPKLTDLGVTNGKTLRALSQDQLLTMFGKMGFILYQHARGVDNRPVAVHTAKSIGKERTYGTPLTDATAVETQLRKLAAMVVTALNQKGMHGKTVVLKVRDVDFVTQTKRLTQDHYFEGEQAIYTAAWQLWQEVKLTKLAIRLLGITVTGLDPKQYENIDLPL from the coding sequence ATGGCGTTATTCGAATTACCCTTACAAAACGATACGTCACGTAAAATTATTCATCTAGACATGGATGCGTTCTACGCTTCGATTGAAATGCGGGATAATCCGCGACTACGCCATAAAGCATTGGTGATTGCTCGTGATCCGCGGACAACCGGAGGCAAAGGAGTGGTCACCACCGCAAATTATGTTGCCAGACGTTACGGCGTCCACTCCGCCATGCCAGCCAATGAGGCGCTACAGTTGGTGCCACGTAAGGAACTCGTTTTTAAAACTCCGGACTTTCCCAAGTACAAAGCGGTGTCGGCACAGATTCATACTTTATTTCATCAGGTGACCGATTTAATCGAGCCGGTTGCGTTTGATGAAGCTTATCTTGATGTTTCAGCTAACCATGCTTTTCCCAGTACGATTGCGCTCGCATTGTGGCTACAGGATCAGATTAAACAAGCCACCCAGCTAACGAGTTCAATTGGCATTTCATATAATAAATTTATTGCTAAACAGGCGTCTGATTATAATAAGCCGGTGGGGCGGACCCTAGTGTTACCCGAGCAGGCATTGCTGTTTTTGGATCGTTTGCCTATCAAGCAGTTTCGAGGTGTCGGCAAGAAGACACTACCAAAACTGACTGATCTTGGCGTCACAAACGGCAAAACGTTACGGGCATTGTCGCAGGATCAGTTATTAACTATGTTTGGAAAAATGGGGTTTATTTTATATCAACATGCGCGTGGTGTTGATAATCGACCAGTTGCCGTGCATACCGCTAAATCGATTGGTAAGGAACGAACATATGGCACGCCATTAACGGATGCCACGGCAGTTGAGACCCAATTGCGGAAGCTGGCGGCGATGGTGGTAACTGCTTTGAATCAGAAGGGAATGCATGGCAAAACGGTGGTATTGAAAGTCAGAGACGTTGACTTTGTGACCCAGACGAAACGATTGACTCAGGACCATTATTTTGAGGGTGAACAAGCCATTTATACGGCTGCGTGGCAACTTTGGCAGGAAGTTAAACTGACCAAGCTAGCCATTCGACTTTTAGGGATTACGGTCACCGGACTTGACCCTAAGCAGTATGAAAATATTGATTTGCCGTTGTAG
- a CDS encoding DRTGG domain-containing protein, with the protein MATKHEQILDYIANLAVGKKISVRSIAKHLKVSEGTAYRAIKEAENTGFVSTIARVGTIRIEQKPLNPIESVTFKTLVDLIDAKVLGGQAGMDKKLDKFVIGAMTPAAMRPYITRNSLLIVGNREDAQRLALEDGAAVLITGGFETSSAIIALADDQQLPVLQTAYDTFTVATMINRALSDQAIKQDILTVAAIYTPLSQIETIGVEATVGDYLAMTDPHYPLPVVTRNGRLVGLMRPALAAGKKPTVPIERLMQKDPQTVKPYLSVTTVGHTMQDNGMNAMPVVDDSWNLLGIVTRNAVFSSLTGIAHSRELTNTIADQVSAQLTAITPQKPYGGGFELKTVPAMTNTLGTMSFGVLAEAINSCTTRYLHDTGRRNVLVEGVNLTTFRPVQLESIVTVLLRVLELTRHDATLDVDVLSDGVQVAKAVVTCQLLERN; encoded by the coding sequence ATGGCGACAAAGCATGAGCAGATTTTGGATTATATTGCAAATTTGGCGGTTGGTAAGAAAATATCGGTGCGTTCGATTGCCAAGCATTTGAAGGTGAGCGAAGGTACTGCTTATCGTGCGATTAAGGAAGCGGAAAATACTGGTTTTGTTTCGACAATTGCACGGGTTGGTACCATTCGAATTGAGCAAAAACCGTTAAATCCAATTGAATCCGTGACGTTTAAAACCTTGGTTGATTTGATTGACGCTAAAGTTTTAGGCGGGCAGGCTGGTATGGACAAAAAACTCGATAAGTTTGTGATCGGGGCCATGACACCGGCTGCTATGCGTCCATACATTACGCGTAATTCGTTATTAATTGTTGGTAACCGTGAAGACGCTCAGCGATTAGCACTTGAAGACGGAGCAGCGGTTCTGATTACCGGGGGCTTTGAAACAAGTTCCGCGATTATTGCGCTTGCTGATGATCAGCAATTACCGGTTTTACAGACGGCTTATGATACATTTACAGTTGCAACCATGATTAACCGCGCGTTGTCTGATCAGGCGATTAAGCAAGACATCTTAACCGTTGCCGCTATTTATACGCCCCTTTCACAAATCGAAACGATTGGCGTGGAGGCAACCGTTGGCGATTACCTGGCAATGACAGATCCCCATTATCCGCTCCCGGTTGTGACGCGAAACGGACGCTTGGTCGGCTTAATGCGTCCGGCACTGGCAGCTGGCAAGAAACCGACTGTGCCAATCGAACGGCTAATGCAAAAAGATCCGCAAACTGTCAAACCATATTTAAGCGTGACGACTGTCGGCCACACGATGCAGGATAATGGCATGAACGCAATGCCGGTTGTCGATGACAGTTGGAATCTTTTAGGTATCGTCACGCGCAATGCTGTCTTTTCCAGCTTAACCGGGATTGCCCATAGCCGTGAACTGACCAATACGATTGCTGACCAGGTGAGTGCACAGTTAACGGCTATTACCCCGCAAAAGCCATATGGTGGTGGGTTTGAGCTCAAAACAGTGCCGGCGATGACCAATACGCTGGGGACGATGAGTTTTGGCGTCCTTGCTGAAGCCATTAATAGTTGCACGACTCGCTACTTGCACGATACCGGGCGCCGGAATGTTTTGGTTGAGGGCGTTAACCTGACCACTTTTCGACCGGTTCAGTTGGAGAGTATTGTGACTGTTTTATTGCGGGTGCTTGAGCTAACGAGACACGATGCGACTTTGGACGTGGACGTTCTCAGTGATGGCGTTCAGGTTGCCAAGGCAGTTGTGACTTGTCAGCTATTAGAAAGGAATTGA
- a CDS encoding DEAD/DEAH box helicase has product MDNQFKQYQLKPFVIAGLDAMGITQPTPIQKKVIPALLRGENLVGQSQTGSGKTHAFLVPLLSLVDPNEDATQVVITAPSRELANQIYAVAQQLTQTEPAIRISRLVGGMDKQKQIDKLQAHQPHVAIGTPGRILDMIKRYDLVPASVRHFVVDEADMTLDMGFLETVDAIASSFPEHLQMAVFSATIPQKLEPFLRKYMDHPTVIELKPQSVIADTVENILIAAKGRDKNELIYQLVTMGHPFLVLIFANTKTSVDAIHDYLKHQGLKVAKIHGGVQPRERRRIMKEVADLKYQYVVATDLAARGIDIKGVSMVINAEIPRDQEFFIHRVGRTGRNGLPGTAITLYEPGQEDQIAELEHMGIKFKPKTIQKGELVDTYDRNRRVQRKPKQEDTSLAIRGLVKKAKQKHMPNYRKKIRTAVLLERKRNAKVARRQALLAEKRKHRKRG; this is encoded by the coding sequence ATGGACAATCAATTCAAACAATACCAACTCAAGCCTTTTGTGATTGCCGGCCTTGACGCCATGGGGATTACCCAGCCGACGCCGATTCAAAAAAAGGTGATCCCTGCGTTGCTGCGTGGCGAGAACCTGGTAGGTCAAAGCCAGACTGGTAGCGGTAAAACCCATGCTTTTTTGGTCCCATTGCTTAGCCTGGTAGATCCAAATGAAGACGCGACCCAAGTTGTGATTACGGCGCCATCGCGGGAACTTGCCAATCAGATTTATGCAGTTGCCCAACAATTGACGCAAACCGAACCAGCAATCCGGATTAGCCGTTTGGTGGGCGGGATGGATAAGCAAAAGCAGATTGATAAGCTGCAGGCGCATCAACCGCACGTTGCAATTGGCACACCTGGCCGAATTTTGGATATGATCAAGCGCTATGATCTTGTGCCAGCATCGGTTCGTCATTTTGTCGTGGATGAAGCGGATATGACTTTAGACATGGGCTTTTTGGAAACCGTTGACGCCATTGCTTCAAGTTTTCCCGAACATTTGCAGATGGCCGTTTTTTCCGCGACGATTCCGCAAAAGCTCGAACCGTTTTTGCGCAAATACATGGATCATCCGACCGTGATTGAACTCAAGCCACAATCGGTTATTGCCGATACCGTTGAGAATATTTTAATCGCAGCAAAGGGGCGCGACAAAAACGAGCTGATTTATCAGTTAGTGACGATGGGCCATCCGTTTTTGGTGTTGATTTTTGCTAATACGAAAACCAGTGTGGATGCCATTCATGATTATTTGAAACATCAGGGACTCAAGGTTGCCAAGATTCATGGCGGGGTTCAGCCTCGGGAACGGCGGCGAATTATGAAGGAAGTCGCTGACCTTAAGTATCAGTATGTAGTTGCCACTGATTTGGCTGCGCGAGGAATCGATATCAAGGGGGTATCGATGGTGATTAATGCCGAGATTCCGCGCGATCAGGAGTTCTTCATTCACCGGGTCGGGCGTACTGGCCGCAATGGTTTGCCAGGGACAGCGATTACGTTATATGAGCCGGGCCAGGAAGATCAGATTGCTGAATTGGAACATATGGGCATCAAATTTAAGCCTAAGACCATTCAAAAAGGTGAACTGGTTGACACGTACGATCGTAATCGCCGGGTTCAGCGCAAGCCTAAGCAAGAGGACACGAGCCTTGCCATTCGCGGCTTGGTGAAAAAAGCGAAACAAAAGCATATGCCAAACTATCGTAAGAAGATCCGGACAGCAGTGTTATTGGAACGCAAGCGCAATGCCAAAGTTGCGCGGCGTCAAGCCTTGCTAGCCGAGAAACGCAAGCACCGTAAACGAGGGTGA